A stretch of the Planctomycetota bacterium genome encodes the following:
- a CDS encoding sigma-70 family RNA polymerase sigma factor, which translates to MPRGVHQPEPPPAADRTAHRTGPTMLERIAAGDAEAVRPVLDAYGGLVWSIVRSSLSSPAQAADAEEVVQDVFASVWRDAHRFDPARGSEKAFIATITRRRVIDRLRLAAPPTATAAPLDAAELAAAGATSLDEQVREVARCFDALPQSQRGVLRLFIVEGRTHEQISAATGVPLGTVKSHIRRGLAQVREMLEAGEQRPSASREASS; encoded by the coding sequence GTGCCCCGCGGCGTCCACCAGCCCGAGCCCCCTCCGGCCGCGGACCGAACGGCCCATCGCACGGGACCGACGATGCTCGAGCGCATCGCCGCGGGCGACGCCGAGGCGGTCCGCCCGGTGCTCGACGCCTATGGAGGGCTGGTCTGGTCCATCGTGCGGTCCAGCCTCTCGAGCCCGGCGCAGGCGGCCGACGCCGAGGAGGTGGTCCAGGACGTGTTCGCGTCGGTCTGGCGGGACGCGCACCGCTTCGATCCGGCGCGCGGCTCGGAGAAGGCGTTCATCGCCACCATCACCCGCCGGCGGGTGATCGATCGCCTGCGGCTCGCCGCGCCGCCGACGGCAACCGCCGCCCCGCTCGACGCCGCCGAGCTCGCGGCTGCGGGAGCAACCAGCCTAGATGAGCAGGTCCGGGAAGTCGCACGCTGCTTCGATGCGCTGCCGCAATCGCAGCGCGGCGTGCTGCGATTGTTCATCGTGGAAGGCCGCACCCACGAACAGATCTCGGCGGCCACGGGCGTGCCGCTGGGCACGGTGAAGAGCCACATCCGCCGCGGGCTCGCGCAGGTGCGCGAGATGCTCGAGGCAGGGGAGCAACGACCATCGGCTTCGCGGGAGGCGTCCTCATGA
- a CDS encoding DUF4331 domain-containing protein: MTTIRTAIASATVACLLAASGAAHAGGALAASSHSDAPLIKQDPQANLTDVYAFLGRRYDDPSQTVLNVIANVRPFSEPGDGPHYDRFASDARYSLHITSPSTGETLIRYDFEFSAVDAGLVNPGTILSYGLGTEPGPIMTIGDARQNFSQTYTVTRVEGASAGAIIEDALVGLPNPGSRVTPLYNDDAGKAVSGAVSLDDLDAYTRQAIFDAGGGAAVFAGPRDDSFYADIPGTFDLLNPRILDNNGDLSDGLGQDGGGTDGFRGFNVLTFGIQIPVDDLPASTYSDAFFGEQTGVGVFASVSRQQTLTRISGDEFELSGPFVQINRLGNPLFNEALVPLSDKDRFNATDPVDDAQFAIFAENPELADLINLVFGTAFESSNRQDLVAVFIPDVLRVATTTGPVPLAGEPGFSRFGFIGDDVTGGISSGWPNGRRFGDDVIDIALTAIASGPDYAEITIVGDNVEANDIAFNRVFPYAATPHAGANNSKDRPLTEFEIADQDDDGEITIFDVLAFLNIWERVGGF, from the coding sequence ATGACCACCATACGAACAGCCATCGCCTCGGCCACGGTTGCGTGCCTGCTAGCAGCATCGGGTGCAGCCCACGCCGGCGGCGCGCTGGCGGCATCGAGCCACAGCGATGCTCCACTCATCAAGCAGGACCCACAGGCCAACCTGACCGACGTGTACGCGTTCCTCGGCAGGCGGTACGACGATCCGTCGCAGACCGTGCTCAACGTCATCGCCAACGTACGACCGTTCTCCGAGCCGGGCGACGGTCCGCACTACGACCGCTTCGCGTCCGACGCCCGCTACAGCCTGCACATCACCAGCCCATCCACCGGCGAGACGCTGATCCGATACGACTTCGAATTCTCCGCGGTGGACGCGGGATTGGTGAACCCCGGCACGATCCTCTCCTACGGACTGGGCACCGAGCCCGGGCCGATCATGACCATCGGCGACGCGCGTCAGAACTTCTCGCAGACCTACACCGTGACCCGCGTCGAGGGGGCCTCGGCCGGCGCGATCATCGAGGATGCACTGGTCGGCCTGCCCAACCCGGGCAGCCGCGTGACGCCGCTGTACAACGACGACGCCGGCAAGGCCGTCTCGGGGGCGGTGTCGCTGGACGATCTCGACGCCTACACGCGGCAGGCGATCTTCGACGCCGGAGGCGGGGCGGCCGTCTTCGCAGGTCCGCGGGACGACAGCTTCTACGCCGACATACCGGGCACCTTCGACCTGCTCAACCCCCGCATCCTGGACAACAACGGCGACCTGAGCGACGGGCTCGGGCAGGACGGCGGTGGCACCGATGGCTTCCGCGGCTTCAACGTGCTGACCTTCGGCATCCAGATTCCCGTCGACGATCTGCCCGCGTCGACCTACAGCGATGCCTTCTTCGGCGAGCAGACGGGCGTGGGCGTGTTCGCATCGGTCAGCCGGCAGCAGACCCTCACGCGCATCAGCGGCGACGAATTCGAGCTGTCCGGCCCCTTCGTGCAGATCAACCGCCTGGGCAACCCGCTCTTCAACGAGGCCCTCGTCCCGCTCTCGGACAAGGACCGCTTCAACGCGACCGATCCGGTCGACGACGCGCAGTTCGCGATCTTTGCCGAGAATCCCGAACTGGCCGACCTGATCAACCTCGTGTTCGGCACGGCGTTCGAGTCGAGCAATCGCCAGGACCTCGTGGCCGTGTTCATCCCCGATGTGCTGCGGGTGGCGACCACGACCGGGCCCGTGCCGCTCGCGGGTGAGCCGGGCTTCAGCCGGTTTGGCTTCATCGGCGACGACGTGACGGGCGGTATCTCGAGCGGGTGGCCCAACGGCCGGCGCTTCGGCGACGACGTGATCGACATCGCGCTGACGGCCATCGCCAGCGGGCCGGACTACGCCGAGATCACGATCGTGGGCGACAACGTCGAGGCCAACGACATCGCCTTTAACCGCGTGTTCCCCTACGCCGCCACGCCGCACGCGGGCGCCAACAACAGCAAGGACCGCCCGCTCACCGAGTTCGAGATCGCCGACCAAGACGACGACGGCGAGATCACCATCTTCGACGTGCTGGCGTTCCTGAACATCTGGGAGCGCGTCGGCGGCTTCTAG
- a CDS encoding DUF4198 domain-containing protein, whose amino-acid sequence MTPLHAIAILGTVLAAALPASAHEFWIRPSRFVMQAGQPSKVYLLNGHDDHHDVVPRNTPYIERYEMLLGGDVLPVGGRHGRLESMVRPAEQGTGIIVYQSREVESVLPPERFLAYLQEQHLEWAVELRAELGEADQPGREVYVRCAKSLVSVGEEAGVLIDRVAGLPYEIVLDAAGQDGPMTLRVFYEGRPAVHARIVATSERTPTRRIELRTDDQGRATLPETLEGSWRFTSLHMTRVDDRDAIQWKSYWASLTASLGE is encoded by the coding sequence ATGACCCCATTGCACGCCATCGCGATCCTGGGGACGGTGCTCGCCGCGGCTCTGCCCGCCAGCGCCCACGAGTTCTGGATCCGGCCATCCCGATTCGTGATGCAGGCCGGACAGCCCTCCAAGGTCTACCTGCTCAACGGCCACGACGACCACCACGACGTCGTGCCCAGGAACACGCCATACATCGAGCGCTACGAGATGCTGCTGGGGGGCGACGTGCTGCCCGTCGGCGGAAGGCACGGCCGGCTCGAGAGCATGGTCCGGCCCGCTGAGCAGGGCACCGGAATCATCGTGTACCAGAGCCGCGAGGTCGAGAGCGTGCTGCCGCCCGAGCGCTTCCTGGCGTACCTGCAAGAGCAGCACCTGGAGTGGGCCGTCGAGCTGCGAGCCGAGCTGGGCGAGGCCGACCAGCCGGGCCGGGAGGTGTACGTCCGCTGCGCCAAGTCGCTGGTCTCGGTCGGCGAGGAGGCGGGCGTGCTCATCGATCGCGTCGCCGGGTTGCCCTACGAGATCGTGCTCGACGCCGCCGGCCAGGACGGCCCGATGACGCTCCGCGTGTTCTACGAGGGCCGCCCCGCGGTGCACGCCCGGATCGTGGCAACGAGCGAGCGGACACCCACGCGGCGGATCGAGCTGCGGACCGATGACCAGGGCCGGGCGACGCTGCCCGAGACGCTCGAGGGCTCGTGGCGGTTCACGTCGCTGCACATGACGCGGGTCGACGACCGCGACGCCATCCAGTGGAAGAGCTATTGGGCCTCGCTGACGGCATCTCTGGGCGAATAG
- a CDS encoding amidohydrolase family protein has translation MPIVRVVLALVALALAAIPSHAQERTHVYCGQLLAVPGEAPLGASTVIILDGVIESVREGTVRPTDGAAEVDLSDRFVLPGLFDCHTHITGQSVPVGERIRRAMQETYEYAAIDGTVYAEKTLMAGFTSIRNVGSGGRTALALRDRINAGMVVGPRMLCSGPAVSVTGGHGDWTNSFSPVLRPDQGPETGPSDGPAEVRKAVRARIREGVDLIKITATGGVLSYTGTGVNQQFFQDELDAIVEAAHRMGRKVAAHAHGADGVKAALRAGVDSIEHGTYTDDEAIALFLETGAYLVPTIHAGKFVAEKAEQEGYYPPAIRIKASRVGPEIQAMFARAHEAGVKIAFGTDVGVGAHGTNALEFVYMTEVGMSNADAIKSATVNAADLCGVLDTLGTIEPGKHADLIATASSPLADITELQRVRFVMKGGVVHKAE, from the coding sequence ATGCCGATTGTCCGCGTCGTTCTCGCACTCGTCGCCCTCGCGCTCGCCGCGATCCCCTCGCACGCCCAGGAGCGGACCCACGTCTACTGCGGCCAGCTGCTGGCGGTTCCCGGCGAGGCCCCCCTGGGCGCCTCCACGGTCATCATCCTGGACGGCGTCATCGAGTCCGTCCGCGAGGGCACGGTGCGGCCCACCGACGGTGCGGCGGAGGTCGACCTTTCGGACCGCTTCGTGCTGCCCGGGCTGTTCGACTGCCACACCCACATCACTGGGCAGTCGGTGCCCGTGGGCGAGCGGATCCGCCGCGCGATGCAGGAGACCTACGAGTACGCGGCCATCGACGGCACCGTGTACGCCGAGAAGACGCTGATGGCGGGCTTCACGAGCATCCGCAACGTGGGCTCGGGCGGCCGGACGGCGCTGGCGCTGCGCGACCGGATCAACGCCGGCATGGTCGTCGGCCCGCGGATGCTCTGCTCGGGGCCGGCGGTCTCCGTCACGGGCGGCCACGGCGACTGGACCAACTCCTTCTCGCCCGTGCTGCGGCCCGACCAGGGCCCCGAGACCGGTCCCTCCGACGGGCCCGCGGAGGTCCGCAAGGCCGTCCGCGCCCGCATCCGCGAGGGCGTCGACCTGATCAAGATCACCGCGACCGGCGGCGTGCTGAGCTACACGGGCACGGGCGTCAACCAGCAGTTCTTCCAGGACGAGCTCGACGCCATCGTGGAGGCGGCGCACCGCATGGGCCGCAAGGTCGCGGCGCACGCCCACGGGGCCGACGGGGTGAAGGCGGCGCTGCGGGCGGGCGTCGACTCGATCGAGCACGGCACCTACACCGACGACGAGGCGATCGCGCTGTTCCTCGAGACCGGGGCGTACCTCGTGCCCACGATCCACGCCGGCAAGTTCGTCGCCGAGAAGGCCGAGCAGGAGGGCTACTACCCCCCCGCCATCCGCATCAAGGCCTCCCGCGTGGGCCCGGAGATCCAGGCGATGTTCGCCCGCGCCCACGAGGCTGGCGTCAAGATCGCCTTCGGCACCGACGTCGGCGTCGGCGCGCACGGCACCAACGCCCTGGAGTTCGTCTACATGACCGAGGTCGGCATGAGCAACGCTGACGCGATCAAGAGCGCCACGGTGAACGCGGCCGACCTGTGCGGCGTGCTCGATACGCTCGGGACCATCGAGCCGGGCAAGCACGCGGACCTTATCGCGACCGCGTCCAGCCCGCTGGCCGACATCACCGAGCTGCAGCGCGTCCGCTTCGTGATGAAGGGCGGCGTGGTGCACAAAGCGGAGTAG
- a CDS encoding MBL fold metallo-hydrolase gives MFLRMIYDEKLAQAAYLIGCQRTGEAIIIDPERDVDRYIDLAAENDLRIVAAAETHIHADFVSGCRELAERVGAKVYLSDEGDADWKYQWLDAKADEELDGGSYDYRLLKDGDAFTVGNIDFRVLHTPGHTPEHIAFLVTDRGAGADAPVGVATGDFVFVGDLGRPDLLESAAGIDGAMEPAARRLHKTIGRLDEIPEFVQVWPAHGAGSACGKALGAVPTSTIGYEKRFNPAIRAADSEQGFVDFILAGQPEPPMYFARMKRDNKAGPAVLGSLPSPSKISADELRALDPRRVAIVDTRDWEHFRAGHLPGSLSFPLIRSFPTDVGSMVRDDEDVYLVVEGANLEEAVRDLVRIGLDNIRGWCPAAEIATAARLDGIEEVAVEDAIGLVDSPDVAVLDVRRRTEFAEGHLPGATNIAHTRLAGRMDEVPRGSMLLINCLSGERSARACGYLKRAGFDVANLRGGMLAWENAAAAVQR, from the coding sequence GTGTTCCTTCGCATGATCTACGACGAGAAGCTCGCCCAGGCGGCCTACCTGATCGGCTGCCAGCGCACCGGCGAGGCCATCATCATCGATCCCGAGCGGGACGTGGACCGCTACATCGATCTCGCCGCCGAGAACGACCTACGGATCGTCGCGGCTGCCGAGACGCACATCCATGCCGACTTCGTGTCGGGCTGCCGCGAGCTGGCCGAGCGCGTCGGGGCGAAGGTCTATCTCTCGGACGAGGGCGACGCCGACTGGAAGTACCAGTGGCTCGATGCCAAGGCCGACGAGGAACTCGACGGCGGCTCGTACGACTACCGACTGCTGAAGGACGGCGACGCGTTCACCGTCGGCAACATCGACTTCCGCGTGCTCCACACGCCGGGTCACACGCCCGAGCACATCGCCTTCCTGGTGACCGATCGCGGGGCGGGCGCCGATGCGCCGGTCGGCGTGGCGACGGGCGACTTCGTATTCGTCGGCGACTTGGGCCGCCCCGACCTGCTCGAGTCGGCCGCGGGCATCGATGGCGCCATGGAGCCCGCGGCAAGGCGCCTGCACAAGACGATCGGGAGGCTCGACGAGATCCCCGAGTTCGTGCAGGTCTGGCCGGCCCACGGCGCGGGTAGCGCCTGCGGCAAGGCCCTGGGGGCGGTGCCCACCAGCACCATCGGCTACGAGAAGCGCTTCAACCCGGCGATCCGCGCCGCCGACTCCGAGCAGGGATTCGTCGACTTCATCCTGGCCGGCCAGCCCGAGCCGCCGATGTACTTCGCCCGCATGAAGCGGGACAACAAGGCCGGCCCCGCGGTGCTCGGGTCGCTGCCCAGCCCATCAAAGATCTCGGCGGACGAGCTTCGCGCCCTCGATCCACGGCGCGTCGCCATCGTCGATACCCGGGACTGGGAGCACTTCCGCGCGGGCCACCTGCCCGGGTCGCTGTCCTTCCCGCTGATTCGGTCGTTCCCGACCGACGTGGGGTCGATGGTCCGCGACGACGAGGACGTGTACCTCGTGGTCGAGGGAGCCAATCTCGAAGAGGCCGTCCGCGATCTCGTCCGCATCGGGCTCGACAACATCCGCGGCTGGTGTCCGGCGGCAGAGATTGCGACCGCCGCGCGGCTCGACGGCATCGAGGAGGTCGCGGTCGAAGACGCCATCGGCCTCGTGGACTCGCCCGATGTCGCGGTGCTCGACGTCCGCCGCCGGACCGAATTCGCCGAGGGCCACCTGCCGGGCGCGACCAACATCGCCCACACCCGGCTCGCAGGGCGGATGGACGAAGTCCCGCGCGGATCGATGCTGCTCATCAACTGCCTCAGCGGCGAGCGATCCGCCCGCGCGTGCGGCTACCTGAAGCGTGCCGGCTTCGACGTCGCCAACCTGCGTGGCGGCATGCTGGCCTGGGAGAACGCGGCCGCCGCCGTCCAGCGTTAG
- a CDS encoding ABC transporter ATP-binding protein, which produces MVPPAEPPPARLEVRDLRFAYGRGREILGGLSFRVVPGAVLAIVGPSGCGKTTLLRLIAGLERPASGSIALDGREVARGRSFVPPHRRRVGVVFQDYALFPTMSAAGNVRFALRELPRRQRRGRAAELLEQVGMGDKASAMPHTLSGGQQQRVALARALAQDPVVMLLDEPFCNLDAGLRSSLRGETLAMLRKRGVATMLVTHDATDAAAADEQLTLPTAT; this is translated from the coding sequence GTGGTCCCGCCCGCCGAGCCGCCACCGGCCCGCCTCGAGGTTCGGGATCTCCGCTTTGCTTATGGGCGCGGCCGGGAGATCCTCGGCGGCCTCTCGTTCCGGGTGGTACCGGGGGCCGTGCTGGCCATCGTCGGCCCGTCGGGCTGCGGCAAGACCACGCTGCTGCGGCTGATCGCCGGGCTGGAGAGGCCGGCCTCGGGCAGCATTGCGCTCGATGGCCGCGAAGTCGCGCGCGGGCGGAGCTTCGTGCCGCCCCACCGCCGCCGCGTGGGCGTGGTCTTCCAGGACTACGCGCTGTTCCCGACCATGTCCGCCGCTGGCAACGTGCGATTCGCGTTGCGGGAGCTTCCCCGGCGGCAGCGACGTGGACGGGCGGCCGAGCTGCTCGAGCAGGTCGGCATGGGCGACAAGGCGAGCGCGATGCCCCACACACTCAGCGGCGGACAGCAGCAGCGGGTTGCGCTGGCGCGGGCGCTCGCGCAGGACCCGGTGGTGATGCTGCTCGACGAGCCATTCTGCAACCTCGACGCCGGCCTGCGGAGCAGCCTCCGCGGTGAGACGCTGGCGATGCTGCGTAAGCGGGGCGTGGCCACGATGCTGGTCACGCACGACGCGACCGATGCGGCGGCGGCCGACGAGCAACTCACGCTGCCAACCGCGACGTAG
- a CDS encoding calcineurin-like phosphoesterase family protein yields MTLRSAIAIATVAAAAGAALAQQTTTARGVVFLDRNADGARQDGEPGIAGVAVTDSERVVLTDERGNFTLRIDAEDAIISVVKPKGYQVALDAQGLPRGYYIHKPNGSPDDGFAFRGVEPTGPLPGTIAFPLVPVDEPTSFTAIVFGDPQPYSLEQVDFFRAEVIDPLVTAEGNAAGAAFGISLGDLVGDRLDLYGPLNEAQAMLGVPWYNVYGNHDMNFMSGHSGVTQADPDRYADETFERVYGPPNYAFQYGDVHFIVLDNVIWQGFDGYRDEAVDQWPAERQPQTRNYRGGLRDEQIRFIENYLAVVPKDDLVVLAFHIPLEMHGEGVHRVPELTELLGALSSHPRTLSLSGHTHLQQHWFFGSEHGYEPAPGAGPNQHTQADPARFPQPVHHHLNAVTASGSWFNGMRDEIGLPHTTMRDGAPNGYTLVHFDGNRYTTEFRAARQPADHQMNIHLETNASGNLPGELDASSTGEVVVNVFNGVEGDAVEMRIVPNPALSASSMAWTAMRFDVRPDPIYAATHAREQQLPDELQSSWGLPEPRDSHHIWVGDIPAGLPAGTHAVEVRHTDLYGRTHVDRRTFRVK; encoded by the coding sequence ATGACGCTGCGTTCCGCGATCGCCATCGCCACCGTTGCCGCCGCCGCCGGCGCCGCTCTTGCCCAGCAGACCACGACCGCCCGCGGCGTGGTGTTCCTCGATCGCAACGCCGACGGCGCGCGGCAGGATGGCGAGCCCGGCATCGCCGGCGTGGCCGTCACCGATAGCGAGCGCGTCGTGCTCACCGACGAACGGGGCAACTTCACGCTGCGGATCGATGCCGAGGACGCGATCATCTCGGTCGTGAAGCCCAAGGGCTACCAGGTCGCCCTGGATGCCCAGGGCTTGCCCCGCGGGTACTACATCCACAAGCCCAACGGCTCGCCCGACGACGGCTTCGCCTTCCGGGGCGTCGAGCCCACCGGTCCGCTGCCCGGCACCATCGCCTTCCCGCTCGTGCCCGTCGATGAGCCGACGAGCTTCACGGCCATCGTGTTCGGCGACCCGCAGCCGTACTCGCTCGAGCAGGTCGACTTCTTCCGGGCCGAGGTCATCGATCCGCTGGTGACCGCCGAGGGCAACGCGGCCGGTGCGGCATTCGGTATCAGCCTCGGTGATCTCGTTGGCGATCGCCTCGACCTCTACGGCCCGCTCAACGAGGCACAGGCCATGCTGGGCGTCCCGTGGTACAACGTCTATGGCAACCACGACATGAACTTCATGTCCGGGCACAGCGGCGTGACCCAGGCCGATCCCGACCGCTACGCCGACGAGACCTTCGAGCGCGTGTACGGCCCGCCGAACTACGCCTTCCAGTACGGCGACGTGCACTTCATCGTGCTCGACAACGTGATCTGGCAGGGCTTCGACGGATACCGCGACGAGGCCGTCGACCAGTGGCCCGCCGAGCGGCAGCCCCAGACCCGCAACTATCGCGGCGGGCTGCGCGATGAGCAGATCCGCTTTATCGAGAACTACCTCGCCGTCGTCCCGAAGGACGACCTCGTGGTGCTCGCCTTCCACATCCCCCTCGAGATGCACGGCGAGGGCGTGCATCGTGTCCCCGAGCTGACCGAACTGCTAGGCGCCCTGTCGAGCCATCCCCGCACGCTCAGCCTCTCGGGCCACACGCACCTGCAGCAGCACTGGTTCTTCGGCTCCGAGCACGGCTACGAGCCCGCGCCGGGCGCCGGCCCCAACCAGCACACGCAGGCCGACCCTGCTCGGTTCCCGCAGCCCGTACACCACCACCTCAACGCGGTCACCGCCTCGGGCTCGTGGTTCAACGGCATGCGGGACGAGATCGGCCTGCCGCACACCACGATGCGGGACGGCGCGCCCAACGGCTACACGCTCGTGCATTTCGATGGTAATCGGTACACCACCGAATTCCGCGCCGCCCGCCAGCCCGCCGATCACCAGATGAACATCCATCTCGAGACGAACGCCAGCGGCAACCTGCCGGGCGAGTTGGATGCGTCATCGACCGGCGAGGTCGTCGTCAACGTCTTCAACGGGGTCGAGGGCGATGCCGTCGAGATGCGGATCGTGCCGAACCCGGCGTTATCGGCGTCGTCGATGGCCTGGACCGCCATGCGTTTCGACGTTCGGCCCGATCCGATCTACGCGGCGACGCACGCCCGCGAACAGCAATTACCCGATGAGCTGCAGTCCAGCTGGGGCCTGCCGGAGCCTCGCGATTCGCACCACATCTGGGTCGGCGACATCCCCGCCGGCCTGCCGGCCGGCACGCACGCCGTCGAGGTCCGACACACCGATCTCTACGGCCGCACGCACGTCGATCGCCGGACGTTCCGAGTCAAGTAG
- a CDS encoding amidohydrolase — protein MENTALVEFRRSLHARPELSGAEIGTHDAVRDRLRGFGPIQMLERLGGTGLAAIYDSGTPGPRVMVRAELDALPIIERGSPPYASTNAGVMHACGHDGHMAILVGLAAALAGRPPERGRVVLLFQPAEETGAGAAAVLADDRWSNFEPDIAIALHNLPGYPLGGIVLSEGVFCCASRGMRVVLSGTAGHAAHPEDARNPALAIASLVAALPGLPQRALSGAFGCVTVCHVHAGDDRVFGTSPEVGTACMTLRTSTDRDMALLAREAEGTVHRVAETHGMAAEISWHDDFPAAACDASTVGLVRDAASRLGLETIERTEPFRWSEDFGRFTQGRRGVLFGLGAGLDQPQLHHPEYDFPDELIPLGVRLLETIVRRTTSDSSG, from the coding sequence GTGGAGAATACTGCGCTGGTCGAGTTCCGCCGCTCCCTGCACGCACGCCCCGAGCTTTCGGGCGCCGAGATTGGCACGCACGACGCGGTGCGGGACCGGCTTCGGGGCTTCGGCCCGATTCAGATGCTGGAGCGCCTCGGTGGCACCGGGCTCGCGGCGATCTACGACAGCGGCACCCCTGGGCCCCGCGTGATGGTTCGTGCCGAACTCGATGCCCTGCCCATCATCGAGCGCGGGTCGCCGCCGTACGCGTCGACGAACGCGGGCGTGATGCACGCCTGCGGCCACGATGGGCATATGGCGATCCTCGTCGGCCTGGCGGCCGCGCTCGCTGGGCGACCGCCCGAGCGTGGTCGGGTCGTACTCCTCTTCCAGCCGGCCGAAGAGACTGGGGCGGGGGCGGCCGCGGTGCTGGCCGACGATCGCTGGTCGAATTTCGAGCCGGACATCGCGATCGCACTGCACAACCTTCCGGGCTACCCGCTAGGCGGCATCGTTCTTTCGGAGGGCGTGTTCTGCTGCGCGTCGCGGGGGATGCGGGTCGTGCTCTCGGGGACGGCCGGCCACGCGGCGCATCCGGAGGACGCTCGCAACCCGGCGCTCGCGATCGCGAGCCTCGTCGCCGCGCTGCCCGGGCTGCCGCAGCGGGCACTGAGCGGGGCCTTCGGCTGCGTGACGGTCTGCCACGTGCACGCCGGCGACGATCGCGTGTTCGGCACATCGCCGGAAGTCGGAACCGCGTGCATGACGCTCCGCACGTCGACCGATCGCGATATGGCGCTGCTGGCGCGTGAGGCCGAGGGCACCGTCCACCGGGTCGCCGAGACGCACGGCATGGCGGCCGAGATCTCGTGGCACGACGACTTCCCCGCGGCGGCGTGCGACGCCTCCACCGTCGGGCTGGTGCGCGACGCCGCATCGCGCCTCGGGCTGGAGACCATCGAGCGAACCGAACCGTTCCGCTGGTCGGAGGATTTCGGCCGCTTTACGCAGGGCCGCCGGGGCGTGCTGTTCGGCCTCGGGGCCGGCCTCGACCAGCCGCAGCTGCACCACCCCGAGTACGACTTTCCCGACGAGTTGATCCCGTTGGGCGTGCGGCTGCTCGAGACGATCGTGCGGCGGACGACTTCCGACTCGAGTGGGTAG